In a genomic window of Corynebacterium choanae:
- the pip gene encoding prolyl aminopeptidase, giving the protein MATFPFLYDAPEPFDSGMLDVGDGQSLYYEQVGNPAGLPAVFIHGGPGGGITAQYREFFDPARYRVVLFDQRGCGNSTPNIADPDVDVAANLAVNTTWHLVADLERLRTHLGIDEWLVFGGSWGSTLALTYAAEHPDRVKALVLRGIFLLRRSELDFYYNGGAAHLFPEQWQEYLAPIDAALRPSATDQHGRTHLDGVDLIGVYHELLHDDDRQVVARAARAWSVWEGSTSRLHIPQDLGDHGQERFDIAFARIENHYFVNGGFFEDGYLLKPETVDRIRHIPAVIVQGRYDVVCPAISAWQLAKLWPEATLQITPDAGHAAMEPANAKALVEATDRFATTLLS; this is encoded by the coding sequence TTGGCTACGTTCCCTTTTCTTTACGATGCACCAGAGCCGTTTGATTCGGGCATGCTTGATGTGGGTGACGGCCAGTCGCTCTACTATGAGCAGGTTGGCAACCCTGCTGGTTTGCCGGCGGTGTTTATCCATGGCGGTCCGGGCGGTGGAATAACTGCCCAGTATCGGGAGTTTTTCGATCCGGCACGCTATCGGGTGGTGTTGTTTGACCAGCGGGGCTGTGGCAATTCAACTCCGAATATTGCCGATCCAGATGTTGATGTGGCGGCGAACTTGGCAGTAAATACCACTTGGCATTTGGTGGCAGATCTCGAACGGCTGCGCACCCATCTGGGGATCGATGAATGGTTGGTGTTTGGTGGTTCGTGGGGGTCGACGCTGGCACTGACGTATGCTGCGGAACATCCTGACCGGGTAAAGGCGCTCGTGTTGCGGGGTATTTTCTTACTTCGCCGCAGCGAGCTGGATTTTTACTATAACGGTGGTGCAGCGCATCTGTTCCCGGAGCAGTGGCAGGAATATCTTGCCCCGATTGATGCTGCGCTGCGCCCAAGTGCTACGGATCAGCATGGCCGCACCCACCTCGACGGTGTGGATCTTATTGGTGTCTATCACGAGTTGCTGCATGACGATGATCGTCAGGTGGTTGCCCGTGCGGCAAGGGCATGGTCAGTGTGGGAGGGCAGCACGTCTCGACTGCATATTCCACAGGATTTAGGCGACCATGGGCAGGAGCGTTTCGACATAGCATTTGCCCGCATCGAGAATCATTACTTTGTCAACGGCGGATTTTTCGAAGATGGGTATCTGCTGAAACCGGAAACAGTTGACCGTATTCGCCATATCCCTGCGGTGATTGTGCAAGGACGCTATGACGTGGTGTGTCCGGCGATTTCCGCGTGGCAGTTGGCCAAACTGTGGCCGGAAGCTACATTGCAGATCACCCCTGATGCTGGACATGCGGCAATGGAGCCGGCAAATGCGAAAGCATTGGTAGAAGCTACCGACCGGTTCGCCACCACGTTGCTGTCTTAG
- a CDS encoding CYTH and CHAD domain-containing protein, with product MSLSRQVEVETKFAVADDLPVPHLECLPGVDHGADQPPQQLFATYFDTDDFVLTRAKITLRRRVGGTDSGWHVKLPAGDSRLELHAPLGDEPEKGQAVDPPAVIADALAGLLRGRQVFPIATVANERHVTVLYAENGESIAELCDDHVLSESLLPDGVTQQWREWEFELHPAAVSGNHDGTTLAAHAAQLLLAAGATVADSPSKLRQALGDSYTTHVAPAEQAADSHGEHGFDLGQSLRNDYAQMLRWDPAVRQDSDDAVHQMRVATRRLRSQLGCFSAVLETDKTKPVAKQLQQFARLLGAARDAEVVAALLEDAFAHSDSVAIDAELTKFVSDYLAQRYRDAHYRIVDFLRSDHYFTLLDDVHDLVAAPPFIAEFADCQDRQHDALQRELLSQLTASFATVRRTAALEQNLRAALPADHDSWEEAVHELRKAVKKFRYAVAAAPSVGTKTQKLLGSLKALQDMLGDFQDSVTVRALLADAAAEAHECLHNTFTLGVLSEQIRSNGESALSGLDDALHATDKAFNKVARKLQRKLAETPAKQVKATKKRSKAGKDTQPQDKKKRRKKKKKHN from the coding sequence ATGTCTCTTTCCCGCCAGGTTGAAGTTGAAACAAAGTTTGCAGTCGCCGATGATCTGCCTGTGCCTCATCTGGAGTGTTTGCCGGGGGTTGATCATGGTGCTGATCAGCCTCCCCAGCAGCTGTTTGCAACCTATTTTGACACCGATGACTTTGTGTTAACTCGGGCAAAGATCACGCTGCGGCGGCGAGTGGGAGGCACAGATAGTGGTTGGCATGTGAAGCTTCCGGCAGGTGATTCGCGTCTCGAGTTACATGCCCCATTGGGGGATGAACCGGAGAAGGGTCAAGCAGTCGATCCGCCGGCGGTTATTGCCGATGCTCTTGCCGGATTGTTGCGTGGCCGGCAGGTTTTTCCTATTGCGACGGTTGCCAACGAGCGGCATGTCACCGTGCTGTATGCCGAAAACGGCGAATCCATAGCGGAGCTGTGTGATGATCATGTGTTGTCAGAGTCTTTATTGCCTGACGGTGTGACGCAACAGTGGCGTGAGTGGGAATTTGAATTACATCCCGCAGCGGTCAGCGGCAACCACGACGGTACAACCCTGGCTGCGCATGCCGCACAGCTGTTGCTAGCTGCTGGGGCTACTGTTGCCGACTCCCCATCGAAGCTTCGCCAAGCGTTAGGCGACTCCTATACGACTCATGTCGCCCCTGCAGAGCAGGCTGCGGATTCGCACGGTGAGCATGGTTTCGACCTGGGGCAGAGTTTGCGCAATGATTACGCACAGATGCTGCGGTGGGATCCGGCAGTTCGGCAAGATAGCGACGATGCAGTCCATCAGATGCGGGTGGCAACCCGCCGTCTGCGCAGCCAGCTGGGATGTTTTTCGGCTGTGCTTGAAACCGACAAAACGAAGCCGGTAGCGAAACAGCTGCAACAGTTTGCCCGACTGTTGGGTGCTGCCCGGGACGCAGAGGTTGTGGCGGCGCTTCTTGAAGATGCGTTTGCTCATTCGGATTCGGTAGCGATCGATGCGGAGCTCACCAAATTTGTTAGCGACTATCTTGCGCAACGTTACCGTGACGCGCATTACCGTATTGTGGATTTTTTGCGCAGCGACCACTATTTCACGTTGCTTGACGATGTCCACGATCTGGTAGCTGCCCCACCGTTTATTGCCGAGTTTGCAGATTGTCAGGATCGCCAGCACGACGCCTTGCAGCGGGAACTGCTCTCCCAGCTCACTGCAAGTTTCGCCACTGTGCGTCGGACTGCTGCACTGGAGCAAAATCTTCGCGCGGCGCTGCCCGCCGATCATGACAGCTGGGAGGAGGCCGTGCACGAGCTTCGTAAAGCGGTGAAGAAGTTCCGATATGCGGTGGCTGCTGCCCCTTCTGTCGGTACGAAAACGCAGAAACTGCTGGGATCGTTAAAAGCATTGCAAGACATGCTGGGGGACTTCCAGGATTCCGTCACTGTTCGGGCGTTATTGGCGGACGCGGCCGCCGAGGCGCACGAATGTTTGCACAACACCTTTACGTTGGGGGTGTTGTCGGAACAGATTCGCAGCAATGGTGAGTCGGCACTGTCTGGCTTAGACGATGCGTTGCACGCCACCGACAAAGCGTTTAACAAAGTTGCCCGGAAACTTCAGCGCAAGCTGGCGGAAACCCCCGCGAAGCAGGTGAAAGCAACCAAAAAACGCTCGAAAGCTGGCAAGGACACGCAACCCCAAGACAAGAAAAAACGACGTAAGAAAAAGAAGAA